Proteins encoded by one window of Aspergillus chevalieri M1 DNA, chromosome 6, nearly complete sequence:
- a CDS encoding putative integral membrane protein (COG:S;~EggNog:ENOG410PQIW;~TransMembrane:7 (o12-36i48-67o91-110i131-156o176-198i205-231o243-263i)) yields the protein MTDSHPYMTQRGAQGMAVSIIFTGLATSFVLARLYTRIWIMKRMEANDWMILVALVNSFVFMALFILESLNGMGMHIAHIPPPILIAQMKAFWATIPFYNAAVLTAKATILMQYHRVFPTRRMRHISWTMIALLATYGTWCVLSAFLNCIPVAKFWDPSIEGYCLSQKGLWFSNAAMHIATDLAILVIPAPALVALELPRRQKVALIAIFALGGFVCVTSICRLVALKIIADSSDPTYDNVAAASWSAVECNVGIICACLPTLRPLVSRMMPRLLSTLSGTDTARMSRGQAPTHDTEYGDAAAEAEKVLAMVRGNMPDNGNGADLEKYMSVQDHKEARVKTEASMGSLSSSSSSRRK from the exons ATGACGGATTCCCACCCATACATGACCCAACGCGGCGCCCAAGGCATGGCCGTGAGCATCATTTTCACCGGCCTGGCAACATCCTTCGTCCTCGCACGTCTCTACACCCGAATCTGGATAATGAAACGCATGGAAGCGAACGACTGGATGATATTAGTTGCTTTG GTCAATTCCTTTGTCTTCATGgccctcttcatcctcgaaTCCCTAAACGGCATGGGCATGCACATCGCTCACATCCCACCGCCCATCCTAATAGCCCAAATGAAAGCCTTCTGGGCCACAATCCCCTTCTACAACGCCGCCGTGCTCACCGCAAAAGCCACCATCCTAATGCAATATCACCGCGTATTCCCGACGCGCCGCATGCGACACATCTCCTGGACCATGATCGCGCTGCTCGCCACATATGGGACGTGGTGCGTGCTGAGCGCGTTTCTGAATTGTATTCCCGTGGCGAAGTTCTGGGACCCGAGTATTGAGGGGTACTGTTTGAGTCAGAAGGGGCTGTGGTTTTCGAATGCGGCGATGCATATTGCTACTGATCTGGCGATACTGGTGATTCCGGCTCCTGCGTTGGTCGCATTGGAGTTGCCCAGGAGGCAGAAGGTGGCGCTTATTGCGATTTTTGCGCTGGGTGGATT CGTCTGCGTAACAAGCATCTGCCGCCTCGTCGCACTCAAGATAATCGCCGACTCCTCAGACCCAACCT ACGACAACGTCGCCGCGGCCTCCTGGTCCGCCGTCGAATGCAACGTCGGTATCATCTGCGCCTGTCTCCCGACTCTTCGGCCGCTGGTCTCTCGCATGATGCCTCGTCTGCTCTCGACGCTCAGCGGCACTGATACTGCTCGGATGTCCCGTGGACAGGCCCCGACACACGATACGGAGTATGGAGATGCGGCTGCTGAGGCGGAGAAGGTGCTTGCGATGGTCCGGGGGAATATGCCCGACAATGGAAACGGGGCTGATCTCGAGAAGTACATGTCGGTGCAGGATCATAAGGAGGCTCGTGTGAAGACGGAGGCGAGTATGGGGTCTTtgtcgtcttcttcgtcttcccGAAGAAAGTAA
- a CDS encoding M18 family aminopeptidase (COG:E;~EggNog:ENOG410PH8N;~InterPro:IPR001948,IPR023358;~MEROPS:MER0001255;~PFAM:PF02127;~go_function: GO:0004177 - aminopeptidase activity [Evidence IEA];~go_function: GO:0008270 - zinc ion binding [Evidence IEA];~go_process: GO:0006508 - proteolysis [Evidence IEA]), producing MARKTFATPQHSNMAYRSAAPSTADNGSIKPEDYSQPYCDFMADNPTIFHAVNAFAKQLEQHGYEHLPERDVWTGKLKRGGKYYVTRNSSSLIAFAIGSEYQSGNGHAIVAGHVDALTAKLKPVSKLPNKAGYQQLAVAPYAGGLGKTWWDRDLSIGGRVLVRDENTGKVESKLVKLGWPIARIPTLAEHFGAPSQGPFNQETQMVPIIGIDNSDLFEKQQDAPANGIKAGTFAASQSPKLATIISKELGVDPNHILNWELELYDSQHAQLGGLDKDFIFAGRIDDKLCCYAAQEALLASPDSASPGVVKIVGMFDDEEIGSLLRQGARSNLLSSVMERITEAFAANYGPNVLAQTVANSFLVSSDVCHAVNPNFLGVYLENHAPRLNVGVAVSTDSNGHMTTDSVSHALLSRVAERSGSTLQLFQIRNDSRSGGTIGPMTSARIGMRSIDAGIPQLSMHSIRATTGSLDPGLGVKLFKGFFDHYEEVDKEFAEF from the coding sequence ATGGCCAGAAAGACCTTTGCTACTCCCCAACACTCCAACATGGCTTACCGCTCAGCCGCTCCTTCAACCGCCGACAATGGCTCCATCAAGCCAGAGGACTACTCCCAGCCATACTGCGATTTCATGGCTGACAACCCAACCATCTTCCATGCCGTCAACGCCTTCGCCAAGCAACTCGAGCAACACGGCTATGAACATCTCCCCGAGCGTGACGTGTGGACCGGCAAGCTAAAGCGTGGAGGAAAGTACTATGTTACGCGCAACAGCAGCTCTCTCATCGCATTCGCTATTGGCAGTGAATACCAGAGCGGAAATGGCCATGCCATTGTGGCTGGTCACGTGGATGCGCTTACGGCCAAGTTGAAGCCTGTGTCCAAGCTTCCTAACAAGGCTGGTTACCAGCAGTTGGCCGTGGCTCCATATGCTGGTGGTCTCGGGAAGACCTGGTGGGATCGTGATCTGTCGATTGGTGGCCGGGTGTTGGTGCGTGATGAGAACACGGGCAAGGTGGAGAGTAAGCTGGTTAAGCTTGGCTGGCCGATTGCCCGCATTCCGACGCTGGCGGAGCATTTCGGGGCTCCTTCGCAGGGGCCTTTCAACCAGGAGACGCAGATGGTTCCTATTATTGGAATTGATAACTCCGACCTTTTCGAGAAGCAGCAGGATGCTCCGGCCAATGGAATCAAGGCTGGAACTTTTGCCGCTTCGCAATCCCCGAAGCTGGCTACTATTATCTCGAAGGAGCTTGGTGTTGATCCCAACCATATATTGAACTGGGAATTGGAGCTGTATGACAGTCAGCATGCGCAGCTTGGTGGATTGGACAAGGACTTTATCTTTGCTGGTCGTATCGATGACAAGCTTTGCTGCTATGCCGCTCAAGAGGCGCTCCTTGCCTCCCCCGACAGTGCATCTCCAGGCGTTGTGAAGATTGTTGGCatgtttgatgatgaggagattGGTAGCTTGCTGCGTCAGGGTGCCAGATCAAACCTCTTGAGCAGTGTCATGGAACGAATTACGGAGGCATTCGCGGCTAACTATGGCCCCAACGTACTGGCCCAGACTGTTGCAAACAGTTTCCTTGTTTCTTCGGATGTCTGCCACGCCGTCAACCCGAACTTCCTCGGCGTATACCTGGAGAACCACGCTCCTCGCCTGAATGTCGGTGTGGCTGTTTCTACCGACTCCAACGGCCACATGACCACTGATAGCGTTAGCCACGCTTTGCTGAGCCGTGTCGCCGAACGCAGTGGTTCAACCTTGCAACTGTTCCAGATCCGTAACGACTCGCGAAGCGGCGGTACTATTGGACCTATGACCAGCGCACGTATTGGAATGAGATCTATCGATGCGGGTATTCCACAGTTGAGCATGCACAGCATCCGTGCGACGACAGGAAGCCTGGACCCTGGTCTGGGGGTGAAGCTTTTCAAGGGATTCTTCGATCATTATGAGGAGGTTGACAAGGAGTTTGCTGAATTTTGA
- a CDS encoding glycoside hydrolase family 71 protein (CAZy:GH71;~COG:G;~EggNog:ENOG410PJGT;~InterPro:IPR005197;~PFAM:PF03659;~go_function: GO:0016787 - hydrolase activity [Evidence IEA]) — MTPEQWESDITEAQKAHIDGFALNVGPQDSYTDDVVHKAFAAAEKLGNFSLFLSFDYGTGGPWPVDRVINMVNHYKCSSAYFYYHRKPLVSTFEGTQSVDDWPRIKDATGCVFIPTWTSLGPSGITNTFHVVDGAFSWDAWPVGADDKDTTSDEAWVKALAGRPYMMPVSPWFYTNLPQWQKNWLWRGDDLWHYRWQQIMEMQPAFVQIISWNDYGETHYIGPIYEPGIPEGAAHYVSNHSHDAWRELLPHYIDVYKTRNGTNATTTHRMAETNAYSPKYPVSYEEKISYWYRTNPSTSGSSSGTTGNNPAMGQKELNPGQVSQDRVFVTVLVTAPSGVQVQIGDHVPTVLRACAAGINHFSVPFNGQTGPVKMAIMRDGHEIVTTTGPAITDQCVDGKVNWNAVVGSSNGTHTA; from the exons atGACCCCGGAGCAATGGGAATCAGATATTACAGAAGCCCAGAAAGCTCATATAGATGGCTTCGCATTGAATGTTGGCCCCCAAGATAGCTACACGGACGATGTCGTCCACAAAGCGtttgcagcagcagaaaaGCTAGGCAACTTCTcactctttctctcctttgaCTATGGGACTGGCGGGCCCTGGCCAGTAGATCGGGTCATAAATATGGTCAATCATTACAAATGCAGCTCCGCCTATTTCTACTACCATAGGAAACCTTTGGTGTCGACGTTTGAAGGTACACAGAGCGTCGATGACTGGCCGCGCATCAAGGATGCCACCGGTTGCGTATTTATTCCTACATGGACTAGCCTCGGCCCTTCCGGGATTACCAACACTTTTCACGTCGTTGATGGAGCCTTCAGCTGGGATGCTTGGCCTGTTGGGGCAGACGATAAAGATACCACGAGCGATGAAGCGTGGGTGAAAGCGCTTGCTGGCAGGCCTTACATGATGCCTGTTTCTCCGTGGTTCTATACCAATCTTCCTCAGTGGCAGAAGAACTGGCTATGGCGCGGTGATGATCTGTGGCACTATCGCTGGCAGCAGATTATGGAGATGCAGCCTGCTTTTGTACAG ATTATTAGCTGGAACGATTACGGGGAAACACACTATATTGGACCGATCTACGAACCTGGTATTCCCGAAGGAGCAGCACATTATGTTTCCAATCACTCTCACGATGCATGGAGAGAGTTGCTACCGCATTATATCGATGTGTACAAAACACGGAACGGAACAAACGCCACGACCACGCATCGAATGGCCGAGACCAATGCTTACAGCCCCAAATACCCTGTCTCTTACGAAGAGAAAATAAGTTACTGGTATCGGACAAACCCGAGCACTTCCGGCAGCTCAAGCGGCACAACTGGCAACAATCCAGCCATGGGCCAGAAGGAGCTAAATCCAGGTCAGGTCTCGCAGGACCGCGTTTTTGTCACCGTGCTGGTGACCGCTCCGAGTGGCGTTCAGGTCCAGATCGGAGATCATGTGCCGACTGTGCTTCGTGCATGCGCGGCCGGCATTAATCACTTTTCTGTCCCTTTCAATGGGCAGACAGGGCCCGTGAAGATGGCAATCATGCGGGATGGACACGAGATCGTCACGACCACTGGTCCTGCGATCACGGATCAATGCGTGGACGGGAAGGTCAACTGGAACGCGGTGGTCGGTTCAAGTAATGGAACCCATACAGCTTGA
- a CDS encoding zinc-dependent alcohol dehydrogenase (COG:Q;~EggNog:ENOG410PHUJ;~InterPro:IPR013154,IPR002328,IPR036291,IPR011032, IPR020843;~PFAM:PF08240;~go_function: GO:0008270 - zinc ion binding [Evidence IEA];~go_function: GO:0016491 - oxidoreductase activity [Evidence IEA];~go_process: GO:0055114 - oxidation-reduction process [Evidence IEA]), translated as MATTQAANIAERMVGHGDNADITTDITNYSKHEAGQETDEKIKATIWTGKKSVQVVEMPKPRVIDQDDAIVKITGSTICGSDLHLYHGVIPQMQKGDVLGHEFCGVVESAGPGVKNFKTGERVVASFPIACGECFNCKKKLTSQCDRTNANTIENAMYGKRTSGFFGYSHFTGGFAGGQAEYVRVPHADMNLLGLPEDVPDERGLYLSDVLSTSWHCVVDTGVNKDDVVAVWGAGPIGQMVVEFSFYHGASRVILIDGGDASWRLDLVKSKIPRVELLDFTKLPKGESVTSQLKNMVHHGPDVALDCTSGEYAKGWAHYFETLLGMETDTSEMLNEMITALRPFGRIGVTGIYAGYTNHFNIGAIMQTGIRLIGNGQAPVHRYWEHLLDLVRRKEIEPLKIVTHRVRLEDMEKLYQQFEKRENGIQKVFVATKYSAPPCPGAPALTEL; from the exons ATGGCAACAACGCAAGCTGCAAACATCGCGGAACGCATGGTCGGTCACGGAGACAACGCGGACATTACCACCGACATAACCAACTATTCCAAGCATGAAGCCGGGCAAGAGACAGATGAAAAAATTAAAGCGACCATATGGACTGGAAAGAAGAGCGTGCAAGTCG TTGAAATGCCCAAACCCAGGGTTATTGACCAAGATGATGCTATTGTCAAGATAACGGGTAGTACGATTTGTGGGAGTGACCTTCATTTATATCATG GTGTGATCCCTCAAATGCAGAAAGGCGACGTCCTGGGCCATGAGTTTTGCGGCGTTGTCGAAAGCGCAGGACCCGGCGTGAAGAACTTCAAAACAGGCGAGCGTGTTGTAGCATCATTTCCTATCGCTTGCGGTGAATGCTTCAATTGCAAGAAGAAGTTGACATCGCAATGTGACCGGACCAATGCGAATACAATCGAAAATGCAATGTATGGAAAGAGGACATCTG GATTCTTTGGGTACAGCCATTTCACCGGCGGTTTTGCCGGGGGCCAAGCAGAGTATGTCCGCGTGCCACATGCAGACATGAACCTGCTCGGACTCCCGGAAGATGTCCCTGACGAAAGGGGACTTTACCTATCTGACGTACTGTCGACATCATGGCATTGCGTTGTTGACACAGGCGTCAACAAGGACGACGTTGTTGCCGTCTGGGGTGCAGGACCAATCGGCCAGATGGTCGTTGAGTTCAGCTTCTACCACGGCGCGAGCAGAGTAATCCTCATTGACGGAGGAGACGCATCCTGGAGACTGGACTTGGTGAAGTCCAAAATTCCCCGTGTCGAGCTGCTTGATTTTACGAAATTGCCAAAAGGCGAATCGGTCACTTCGCAGCTCAAGAACATGGTACACCATGGGCCGGATGTGGCATTGGATTGTACTTCTGGTGAGTACGCCAAAGGATGGGCTCATTACTTCGAGACGCTCTTGGGGATGGAGACGGATACGTCGGAGATGTTGAACGAGATGATTACTGCTCTTCGGCCGTTTGGACGGATTGGCGTGACGGGTATTTATGCTGGATAT ACAAACCATTTCAATATCGGCGCCATCATGCAAACCGGGATCCGACTAATCGGCAACGGACAAGCCCCGGTTCACCGATACTGGGAGCATTTGCTCGATCTCGTCCGACGAAAGGAAATTGAGCCATTGAAGATAGTGACGCACCGGGTACGCCTGGAGGATATGGAGAAGCTGTATCAACAATTTGAGAAACGGGAGAATGGCATCCAGAAGGTCTTCGTGGCGACCAAGTATTCTGCGCCGCCGTGTCCTGGAGCGCCTGCTTTGACTGAGCTATGA
- the hapX gene encoding bZIP transcription factor HapX (COG:K;~EggNog:ENOG410PFVE;~InterPro:IPR018287,IPR004827;~PFAM:PF10297;~go_component: GO:0005634 - nucleus [Evidence IEA];~go_function: GO:0003700 - DNA-binding transcription factor activity [Evidence IEA];~go_process: GO:0006355 - regulation of transcription, DNA-templated [Evidence IEA]) gives MSTPLAPAGTPAPSIAPLAPALAAKPSIAPASPAPATPGSITSKEWVIPPRPKPGRKPATDTPPTKRKAQNRAAQRAFRERRAARVNELEDQMKQMEDEHDLHTAAFKEQISNLSHEVEQCRNEMAWWRDRCHALEKEVSVEKSAKEALVKEFRSSFADRNTTQSDAVPLPPRGQKRKNAESTRVHTTESTREEVPLGCGSCSTAHCQCIEDAFAMPGVETHESNKRRSEPEIKPEPEEMEVDFTSRFAAAPPPEDHSSPSIASPVDPCGFCQDGTPCICAEMAAQEDEHRQRENFENNRLAPIQNLSQFTPPPSDGDVRSEVTLPSISEATNPCANGPGTCAQCMADPRSTLFCKTLAASRAGGIAPRGGGGCCGGKGADGGCCGGGGGGGGARSKPVPKPTLSSRDSPSLTLSCADAFTTLSRHPKFSRASDELSSWLPKLHMLPNPRDLELAEKSNARAAMEVEAASVMGVLRYFDRRFADK, from the coding sequence ATGTCTACACCGCTGGCCCCCGCGGGAACGCCGGCTCCCTCCATTGCCCCTCTGGCACCCGCCCTGGCCGCTAAACCTTCAATTGCACCCGCCTCGCCTGCTCCAGCTACTCCCGGATCCATCACATCGAAGGAATGGGTCATCCCCCCGCGTCCCAAGCCCGGTCGGAAGCCTGCCACCGACACCCCGCCGACCAAGCGAAAGGCACAGAATCGTGCGGCCCAGCGAGCATTCCGCGAACGACGCGCTGCTCGAGTGAACGAGCTCGAAGACCAGATGAAGCAGATGGAAGATGAGCACGATTTGCACACGGCTGCATTCAAGGAACAGATTTCGAACCTGTCCCACGAGGTTGAACAATGCCGGAACGAGATGGCTTGGTGGCGAGACCGCTGCCACGCcttggagaaggaggttTCTGTGGAGAAGAGTGCCAAGGAGGCGCTTGTGAAGGAGTTCCGATCGTCGTTTGCGGATAGAAACACGACCCAGTCGGACGCGGTGCCTCTGCCGCCTCGAGGTCAGAAGCGGAAGAATGCTGAATCAACCCGCGTACACACGACTGAATCTACTCGAGAGGAAGTCCCCTTAGGCTGTGGAAGCTGCTCTACTGCTCATTGTCAGTGTATCGAAGATGCGTTTGCTATGCCTGGCGTGGAGACTCACGAGTCTAACAAGCGCCGCTCCGAACCCGAAATTAAGCCTGAGCcagaggagatggaggtggATTTTACTTCCCGCTTCGCCGCTGCTCCACCCCCAGAGGACCATAGCTCGCCGTCTATCGCATCTCCCGTTGACCCTTGTGGGTTTTGCCAGGACGGCACTCCCTGCATTTGCGCCGAGATGGCCGCCCAGGAAGATGAGCATCGACAGCGGGAAAATTTTGAGAACAACCGACTTGCCCCGATCCAAAATTTATCGCAGTTCACCCCACCTCCATCAGATGGTGATGTCCGGTCCGAAGTGACTTTGCCTTCTATCAGCGAGGCTACCAATCCCTGCGCCAACGGACCTGGTACCTGTGCCCAGTGTATGGCGGATCCCCGTAGCACACTCTTCTGTAAGACCCTGGCTGCATCGCGGGCAGGTGGTATTGCTCCTCGCGGTGGGGGAGGCTGCTGCGGTGGCAAAGGCGCAGACGGTGGATgctgcggtggtggtggtggtggtggtggtgcacGCAGCAAACCTGTCCCTAAACCAACATTGAGTTCCAGAGACTCGCCATCTTTGACCCTCTCCTGTGCCGACGCTTTCACCACTCTCTCACGACACCCCAAGTTCTCGCGCGCTAGCGACGAGCTCTCCTCCTGGCTGCCCAAGCTCCACATGCTCCCGAACCCGCGGGATCTGGAACTGGCAGAGAAGTCCAACGCTCGGGCTGCGATGGAAGTCGAAGCCGCGAGTGTAATGGGCGTGTTACGGTACTTTGACCGACGGTTCGCTGACAAATAA
- a CDS encoding uncharacterized protein (COG:S;~EggNog:ENOG410PR0A;~TransMembrane:1 (o99-119i)), which produces MKPYIPGPGEKIKSYPAGVVSFISRMLNSYTAVATRGRGLVPFIHSSQMKHPPSSPLTTCLSLVRMCQNPLPRNEDAAAVIIQREMENITAVRESYYDMSLLAAFQAYLVYTVVLFFRLSQTGNNHLRQAMINLQELAHASCRRGLVCAADQHRTRPRWEEWIVTEAKRRTLYVMYLFDSILSAQEGLPTYLGTELHGLPAPAAKSLWQAQVRGDWEREYNIYLAEWMEQALTIDELWPIPTDLDEFGIAKRRERVDHWLENIDEFGTMLYAVMSCTHGS; this is translated from the coding sequence ATGAAGCCGTACATCCCCGGTCCCGGAGAGAAGATCAAAAGCTATCCCGCTGGCGTTGTTTCATTCATCTCTCGAATGTTGAACTCTTACACAGCTGTTGCTACCCGTGGTCGTGGACTAGTTCCCTTTATCCACTCCTCTCAGATGAAACATCCCCCCAGCTCGCCCCTGACAACGTGCCTGAGCCTGGTTCGGATGTGCCAGAACCCATTACCCCGCAACGAGGACGCAGCTGCAGTGATAATCCAGCGCGAAATGGAGAATATCACGGCAGTCCGCGAGAGCTACTATGACATGTCTCTACTGGCTGCATTCCAAGCGTATCTCGTGTACACAGTGGTCCTCTTTTTTCGCCTCAGCCAAACTGGCAACAATCACCTGCGCCAGGCAATGATCAATCTGCAGGAGCTTGCGCACGCTTCTTGTAGACGAGGACTTGTATGCGCTGCTGATCAACACCGGACCCGGCCCAGATGGGAAGAATGGATTGTCACTGAGGCGAAACGTCGAACTTTGTATGTGATGTATCTTTTCGATAGCATCCTATCTGCCCAGGAGGGTCTCCCTACCTATCTTGGTACCGAGCTGCATGGGCTCCCTGCACCTGCTGCCAAGTCTCTGTGGCAAGCGCAAGTTCGGGGAGATTGGGAACGGGAGTATAACATCTATTTGGCGGAGTGGATGGAGCAGGCTCTCACTATTGACGAACTCTGGCCAATTCCTACGGACTTGGACGAATTTGGCATTGCGAAGAGACGGGAAAGAGTTGATCATTGGCTGGAAAATATTGATGAATTTGGGACTATGCTCTATGCGGTCATGAGCTGTACGCATGGTAGTTGA
- a CDS encoding uncharacterized protein (COG:S;~EggNog:ENOG410PX1B;~InterPro:IPR036380), whose amino-acid sequence MSCLIGAIENTPEGQALIANYIRWNDAVHRKTPRPLIVFTTLRFSHGQPEVERSKPFADLIAPFGTFEAGTPEAQIDGRFTLDEKDVLLHKTSPGLTLSGVVMSTIYRLFDLDYNIFVIADNVVALPVGQNAEFKKVMLDTLLPKMNLKAISLDEAIQALCQS is encoded by the exons ATGTCATGCCTGATAGGCGCCATCGAAAACACCCCAGAAGGCCAAGCCCTGATCGCGAACTACATCCGCTGGAATGACGCCGTCCACCGGAAGACCCCTCGTCCTCTGATCGTCTTTACTACTCTCCGCTTCAGCCATGGACAGCCAGAGGTAGAGAGAAGCAAACCGTTCGCTGACCTCATCGCACCGTTCGGCACCTTTGAGGCTGGTACCCCCGAGGCTCAGATAGATGGCCGGTTCACGTTGGACGAGAAAGATGTCTTACTCCACAAGACTAG TCCGGGGTTGACTCTTTCTGGCGTGGTGATGAGCACCATTTACCGGCTTTTCGACCTAGATTACAACATCTTTGTGATTGCGGATAATGTGGTGGCTTTGCCGGTAGGACAGAATGCCGAATTCAAAAAGGTTATGCTCGACACTCTTCTGCCCAAGATGAACCTGAAGGCGATTTCCCTTGACGAAGCTATCCAGGCGCTATGTCAAAGTTGA
- the UGO1 gene encoding mitofusin complex protein UGO1 (COG:S;~EggNog:ENOG410PHCD;~InterPro:IPR023395;~TransMembrane:2 (i218-241o261-281i)), with translation MASREGINPLRPYYIPPSLGLEHNNTSASTPDIAPSSSTQVFSSSARDLLPDLDYSEYLDSSSSASDWIRDAVNRAFWRYTTVLTAQPFDVAKTILQAYVVPDPYEEGSRANRRRSVPRGGESAYGTTEDEEDDYHSSDDESSYFTSAAPRGLSPGASHSRGRSRRREITDRSGYIPSSTSSRYALSLKNPSSLMETISQLWATSGPTSLWKASNATFIYSLLLPTLNTFIRSLLSAIVGLPEEEIASSMTADILASTSPIATLVLSFISSSISSLILAPIDTARTFLILTPATHGPRSLLRAIKLLPTPNSTIPGHLIPITILHSSLPNFILTTTPFFLKTYLSLDPILNPSMWSMFTFLGSGLEMAIRFPLETVLRRAQIASYTCPSIRQSPATSRASGLSPRDASPSTPADPAAEIETIIPTPKTYRGIIGTIWGIVYEEGATAPPENERAHELLKKPVSQKKKQGQGIQGLYRGWRIGMWGIVGIWGAGVLGSAGGSGDEEVMVSGGRF, from the exons ATGGCCTCCCGCGAAGGCATCAATCCCCTACGCCCCTACTATATCCCTCCCTCTCTCGGCCTGGAGCACAAcaacacctccgcctccactCCCGACATCGCCCCCTCGTCCTCCACGCAGGTGTTTTCCAGCTCGGCGCGCGACCTGCTGCCCGATTTGGACTATTCCGAGTACCTGGACTCGTCTTCATCAGCTTCGGACTGGATTCGGGATGCCGTGAATCGGGCCTTCTGGCGGTACACGACTGTGTTGACTGCTCAGCCGTTTGATGTTGCCAAAACTATTCTGCAGGCGTATGTGGTGCCCGATCCGTATGAAGAGGGGTCTAGAGCAAACCGACGACGGTCTGTTCCCCGTGGCGGAGAGAGTGCCTATGGAACTACagaagatgaggaagat GACTATCACTCATCCGACGATGAGAGCAGCTACTTCACATCTGCAGCACCCAGAGGCTTGTCTCCCGGGGCCTCTCACTCCAGGGGAAGGTCTCGTCGCCGTGAAATCACCGACCGGAGCGGTTATATCCCCTCGTCTACATCATCCCGATATGCCTTGTCCCTCAAAAACCCCTCCTCATTGATGGAGACCATCTCACAGCTCTGGGCTACCAGCGGACCAACTTCCCTCTGGAAAGCCTCGAATGCTACTTTCATTTATTCGTTGCTGTTACCGACCCTCAACACGTTCATTCGCAGCCTCCTCTCGGCAATTGTCGGTCTGCCAGAGGAGGAAATCGCCTCGTCCATGACGGCCGATATCCTAGCCTCGACATCCCCCATCGCAACGCTGGTGCTGTCATTTATCTCCTCGTCCATCTCGTCCCTCATTCTGGCCCCGATTGACACGGCCCGCAcattcctcatcctcacccCGGCCACGCACGGCCCGCGGTCTCTCCTCCGTGCCATCAAACTCCTTCCCACCCCCAATTCGACCATCCCTGGCCACCTGATTCCCATCACCATCCTGCACTCCAGTTTGCCAAACTTCATCCTAACCACGACACCCTTCTTCCTAAAAACATACCTCTCGCTCGACCCCATTCTGAACCCCTCCATGTGGAGCATGTTCACCTTCCTCGGCTCCGGTCTGGAAATGGCCATCCGCTTCCCGCTCGAGACAGTCCTCCGCCGCGCCCAGATCGCAAGCTACACATGTCCCAGCATCCGACAGAGTCCCGCCACCAGCCGTGCCTCTGGGCTCTCGCCGAGAGACGCTTCCCCGTCTACTCCCGCAGACCCAGCGGCAGAAATCGAAACCATCATCCCCACTCCGAAAACCTACCGCGGTATCATCGGTACAATTTGGGGCATCGTGTACGAAGAAGGCGCCACCGCGCCGCCGGAGAACGAGCGCGCCCACGAACTCCTCAAAAAACCCGTCtcgcaaaagaagaaacaggGACAGGGTATTCAAGGTCTCTACCGTGGATGGCGGATCGGTATGTGGGGAATTGTTGGCATCTGGGGAGCTGGTGTGCTTGGTTCTGCGGGAGGTAGTGGTGATGAAGAGGTGATGGTTAGCGGAGGTCGATTCTAG